One genomic segment of Amycolatopsis sp. Hca4 includes these proteins:
- a CDS encoding TetR/AcrR family transcriptional regulator, whose protein sequence is MAKSEPGATRRRGPNDPERRARIAKAAIEVVAKRGIDGVTHRSVAAAAGVPLGSTTYHFATLDDLLEVALHEAAEKNVHALKEWESALPPDADFAAALADLVMGYINEQYRDTVVEYDLYVAALHRPALRKASAAWDDALIAFFGSRTDPLTGRLLAGLFCGLLMQAALADPRPTRDEIETLFRRAIEGPPA, encoded by the coding sequence ATGGCGAAGAGCGAACCCGGCGCGACGCGGCGCCGCGGTCCGAACGATCCCGAGCGGCGGGCGCGGATCGCCAAGGCGGCGATCGAGGTGGTCGCGAAGCGGGGGATCGACGGTGTCACGCACCGGTCGGTGGCGGCCGCCGCGGGTGTCCCGCTCGGCTCGACGACCTACCACTTCGCCACCCTGGACGACCTCCTGGAGGTCGCGCTGCACGAGGCGGCCGAGAAGAACGTGCACGCCTTGAAGGAGTGGGAGTCGGCGCTGCCGCCGGACGCGGACTTCGCGGCCGCGCTGGCCGACCTGGTGATGGGCTACATCAACGAGCAGTACCGGGACACGGTCGTCGAATACGACCTGTACGTCGCGGCCCTGCACCGGCCCGCGCTGCGCAAGGCGAGCGCGGCCTGGGACGACGCCCTGATCGCGTTCTTCGGCTCCCGGACCGACCCGCTGACCGGGCGGCTGCTGGCCGGGTTGTTCTGCGGGCTGCTGATGCAGGCGGCCCTGGCCGACCCCCGGCCGACGCGCGACGAGATCGAAACGCTGTTCCGGCGGGCGATCGAGGGACCGCCGGCCTGA
- a CDS encoding aldehyde dehydrogenase family protein: MFDVLNPATGQVIETVAEASLAEVDAAVRAARQAFDQGPWRRTTATERAALLRRTADLLVRDREELARTESLDTGKTLGEGRIDIDDVTNVFRYYADLADKDAGRLVDAGSATVVSRIVHEPVGVCALIAPWNYPLLQMSWKVAPALAAGNTVVLKPSEVTPLTTIRLVTLLEEAGVPDGVVNLLLGDGRVGAAMVEHPGVDLVSFTGGYATGEKIMTAAAKGVRRVALELGGKNPNVVFDDADYDTALDYALMAAFVHSGQVCSAGARLIVQDGIHDRFVADLAARADRIRVGDPLDPATETGALVSAEHRAKVEDYIESALKEGATLLAGGERPEGPQYENGFFLRPTVFSGCTRDMKIVREEVFGPVVTVERFTDEADAIALANDTEYGLAGAVWTSDASRAQRVAGALRHGTVWINDYHPYLPQAEWGGFGKSGIGRELGPSGLAEYQESKHIYQNIDPVPQHWFKG; encoded by the coding sequence ATGTTCGATGTGCTGAACCCCGCCACCGGCCAGGTCATCGAGACCGTGGCCGAGGCGAGCCTCGCGGAGGTCGACGCCGCCGTGCGCGCCGCGCGCCAGGCGTTCGACCAGGGACCATGGCGGCGGACGACCGCCACCGAGCGCGCCGCCCTGCTGCGCCGGACGGCCGACCTGCTGGTCCGCGACCGCGAGGAACTGGCCCGCACCGAGAGCCTCGACACCGGCAAGACCCTCGGCGAAGGCCGCATCGACATCGACGACGTCACCAACGTCTTCCGCTACTACGCCGACCTCGCCGACAAGGACGCCGGACGCCTGGTCGACGCCGGGAGCGCGACCGTGGTCAGCCGGATCGTGCACGAACCGGTCGGCGTCTGCGCCCTCATCGCCCCGTGGAACTACCCGCTGCTCCAGATGTCCTGGAAGGTCGCGCCGGCGCTGGCCGCGGGCAACACCGTGGTGCTCAAGCCGAGCGAAGTCACCCCGCTGACCACGATCAGGCTGGTCACCCTGCTCGAAGAGGCGGGCGTGCCGGACGGCGTCGTCAACCTGCTGCTCGGCGACGGCCGCGTCGGCGCGGCGATGGTCGAGCACCCTGGCGTCGACCTGGTGTCCTTCACCGGCGGCTACGCGACCGGCGAGAAGATCATGACCGCCGCCGCGAAGGGCGTTCGCCGGGTCGCCCTCGAACTCGGCGGCAAGAACCCGAACGTCGTGTTCGACGACGCCGACTACGACACCGCGCTCGACTACGCCCTGATGGCCGCGTTCGTCCACTCCGGACAGGTCTGTTCGGCGGGCGCGCGGCTGATCGTCCAGGACGGCATCCACGACCGGTTCGTCGCCGACCTCGCCGCGCGCGCCGACCGCATCCGCGTCGGCGACCCGCTCGACCCCGCCACCGAAACGGGTGCGCTGGTCTCGGCGGAGCACCGCGCCAAGGTCGAGGACTACATCGAAAGCGCTCTCAAGGAGGGTGCGACGCTGCTGGCGGGCGGCGAACGCCCCGAGGGACCGCAGTACGAAAACGGTTTCTTCCTGCGGCCCACCGTGTTCTCCGGCTGCACCAGGGACATGAAGATCGTCCGCGAAGAGGTCTTCGGGCCGGTCGTCACCGTCGAACGCTTCACCGATGAGGCCGACGCGATCGCGCTGGCCAACGACACCGAGTACGGGCTCGCCGGAGCCGTGTGGACGTCGGACGCGTCCCGCGCCCAGCGCGTCGCCGGGGCCCTGCGCCACGGCACCGTGTGGATCAACGACTACCACCCCTACCTCCCCCAGGCGGAGTGGGGTGGTTTCGGCAAGTCGGGCATCGGCCGCGAACTCGGGCCGTCCGGGCTGGCCGAGTACCAGGAGAGCAAGCACATCTACCAGAACATCGACCCCGTTCCGCAGCACTGGTTCAAGGGCTGA
- a CDS encoding amino acid permease, with amino-acid sequence MTTQEKPAGGGPAADDSSELEKFGYRQELERSLGSFSSFAAGFSYISILTGVFQLFFFGFGSGGPAFIWTWPLVFIGQFAVALCFAELAGQYPLAGSVYQWAKQIAKPATSWLAGWIMIIGAIVTAAAVAVAYQIILPQVSTAFQIVGSDEDAGLTSTPGGAQNAIILALVLVVFATIVNIIGVKLMAKINNFGVAVELGASILLVIALAIHIKRGPGLVFDTAGTGEGQSLGYLGAFLVASLMSAYVFYGFDTAGSLAEETTQPRRHAPRAILRAITAAFVVGGLIMLFGMMAVGDLSAKELSTSGMPYLLKSTLGEGLGDAFLICSAIAITVCCLAVQTAAIRMTWAMARDGRLPFSRAMAKVSPRSKTPVLPALLTGGLTVVVLLINLGNQRAFFILTSTAIILFYIPYLMVTGPMLVRRLRGNWPRPEHGPYFKLGRWGTLVNLVAVVYGAGMTINLIWPRAAVYGDDHWYFQWGAVIVTGLIVIIGAIMLYVRRRTWGSSHTSPEHVPDNAPDTLPG; translated from the coding sequence ATGACCACTCAGGAAAAACCGGCGGGCGGGGGGCCTGCTGCCGACGACTCCTCCGAACTCGAGAAGTTCGGCTACCGCCAGGAACTCGAGCGCTCGCTCGGGTCGTTCTCCAGCTTCGCCGCCGGGTTCAGCTACATCTCCATCCTCACCGGCGTGTTCCAGCTCTTCTTCTTCGGCTTCGGGTCGGGGGGCCCGGCCTTCATCTGGACCTGGCCGCTGGTCTTCATCGGCCAGTTCGCCGTCGCGCTGTGCTTCGCCGAGCTCGCCGGGCAGTACCCGCTCGCCGGCTCGGTCTACCAGTGGGCCAAGCAGATCGCGAAACCGGCGACGTCGTGGCTGGCCGGCTGGATCATGATCATCGGCGCGATCGTCACCGCGGCGGCCGTAGCGGTCGCCTACCAGATCATCCTGCCGCAGGTCTCGACCGCGTTCCAGATCGTCGGCAGCGACGAAGACGCCGGCCTCACCTCGACGCCGGGTGGCGCGCAGAACGCCATCATCCTGGCCCTGGTGCTGGTCGTGTTCGCCACGATCGTCAACATCATCGGCGTCAAGCTGATGGCGAAGATCAACAACTTCGGCGTCGCGGTGGAGCTCGGCGCGAGCATCCTGCTGGTCATCGCGCTGGCCATCCACATCAAGCGCGGTCCCGGCCTGGTCTTCGACACCGCCGGCACCGGTGAGGGCCAGTCGCTCGGCTACCTCGGCGCGTTCCTGGTGGCGTCCCTGATGAGCGCGTACGTCTTCTACGGCTTCGACACCGCGGGTTCGCTGGCCGAGGAGACCACCCAGCCGCGGCGGCACGCGCCGCGCGCGATCCTGCGGGCGATCACCGCGGCGTTCGTCGTGGGCGGGCTGATCATGCTGTTCGGCATGATGGCCGTCGGCGACCTGAGCGCCAAGGAGCTCAGCACGTCGGGCATGCCGTACCTGCTGAAGAGCACCCTCGGCGAGGGCCTCGGCGACGCGTTCCTGATCTGCTCGGCGATCGCGATCACCGTCTGCTGCCTCGCCGTGCAGACCGCGGCGATCCGGATGACCTGGGCGATGGCCCGCGACGGCAGGCTGCCGTTCAGCCGCGCGATGGCGAAGGTGTCGCCGCGGTCGAAGACCCCGGTGCTGCCCGCGCTGCTCACCGGCGGCCTCACCGTCGTCGTGCTGCTGATCAACCTCGGCAACCAGCGGGCGTTCTTCATCCTGACCTCGACGGCGATCATCCTGTTCTACATCCCCTACCTGATGGTCACCGGCCCGATGCTCGTCCGCCGCCTGCGCGGGAACTGGCCGCGGCCCGAGCACGGCCCGTACTTCAAGCTGGGCCGCTGGGGCACGCTGGTGAACCTGGTCGCGGTGGTCTACGGCGCCGGCATGACGATCAACCTGATCTGGCCGCGGGCCGCGGTCTACGGCGACGACCACTGGTACTTCCAGTGGGGCGCGGTGATCGTCACCGGGCTGATCGTGATCATCGGTGCGATCATGCTGTACGTCCGGCGCCGCACCTGGGGTTCGTCGCACACGAGCCCCGAGCACGTGCCCGACAACGCACCGGACACCCTGCCCGGCTAG
- the betA gene encoding choline dehydrogenase, translated as MSSDTYDFVIVGGGSAGCALANRLSADPANKVLVLEAGRSDYKWDVFIHMPAALTFPIGSKFYDWGYRSEPEPYMNRRRIYHARGKVLGGSSSINGMIFQRGNPMDYERWGADPGMSTWDYAHCLPYFNRMENCLADPPDGKWRGHDGPLELERGPASNPLFQAFFDAAEQAGYPRTDDVNGYRQEGFAAFDRNVRKGRRLSAAGAYLHPVLDRPNLTVKTHAFVSQILFDGTRAVGVEYAQGRQAPAEVYGKEIILCGGAINTPQLLQLSGVGNAAELEKLGIDVVKDLPGVGENLQDHLEVYIQYACKQPVSMQPSLAKWKRPFIGAQWLFLRSGPAATNHFEGGGFVRSNDEVKYPNLMFHFLPVAIRYDGSAPTEGHGYQVHVGPMYADTRGSVKITSTDPRQHPAIKFNYLSTETDRKEWVEAVRVARKILNQSALDPYNGGEISPGPSVETDEEILDWVAKDAETALHPSCTAKMGVDEKSVVDPQTMRVHGTEGLRVVDASVMPYITNGNIYAPVMMTAEKAADLILGNTPLAPIKTPFYRHGEN; from the coding sequence ATGAGTTCCGATACCTACGACTTCGTCATCGTCGGCGGTGGCTCGGCGGGCTGCGCGCTGGCGAACCGGCTCTCCGCCGACCCGGCGAACAAGGTCCTCGTCCTGGAGGCGGGCCGGTCGGACTACAAGTGGGACGTCTTCATCCACATGCCGGCCGCGCTGACCTTCCCGATCGGGTCGAAGTTCTACGACTGGGGCTACCGCAGCGAGCCCGAGCCGTACATGAACCGCCGCCGCATCTACCACGCGCGCGGCAAGGTGCTGGGCGGGTCGTCCAGCATCAACGGGATGATCTTCCAGCGCGGCAACCCGATGGACTACGAGCGCTGGGGCGCCGACCCCGGGATGTCCACTTGGGACTACGCGCACTGCCTGCCGTACTTCAACCGGATGGAGAACTGCCTCGCGGACCCGCCGGACGGGAAGTGGCGCGGCCACGACGGGCCGCTGGAGCTGGAGCGCGGACCGGCGTCGAACCCGTTGTTCCAGGCGTTCTTCGACGCCGCCGAGCAGGCGGGCTACCCGCGCACCGACGACGTCAACGGCTACCGGCAGGAGGGCTTCGCGGCCTTCGACCGGAACGTCCGGAAAGGACGGCGGCTGTCCGCCGCGGGCGCGTACCTGCACCCGGTGCTGGACCGGCCCAACCTGACGGTGAAGACGCACGCGTTCGTGTCGCAGATCCTCTTCGACGGCACCCGCGCGGTCGGCGTCGAGTACGCGCAGGGCCGGCAGGCGCCGGCCGAGGTGTACGGCAAGGAGATCATCCTCTGCGGCGGCGCGATCAACACGCCGCAGCTGCTGCAGCTGTCCGGCGTCGGGAACGCGGCCGAGCTGGAGAAGCTCGGCATCGACGTCGTGAAGGACCTGCCGGGCGTCGGCGAGAACCTGCAGGACCACCTGGAGGTCTACATCCAGTACGCCTGCAAGCAGCCGGTGTCGATGCAGCCGTCGCTGGCCAAGTGGAAGCGGCCCTTCATCGGCGCGCAGTGGCTGTTCCTGCGGTCCGGGCCTGCCGCCACCAACCACTTCGAGGGCGGCGGGTTCGTCCGGTCCAACGACGAGGTGAAGTACCCGAACCTGATGTTCCACTTCCTGCCGGTGGCGATCCGCTACGACGGTTCGGCGCCCACGGAGGGGCACGGCTACCAGGTGCACGTCGGCCCGATGTACGCCGACACCCGCGGCTCGGTGAAGATCACCTCCACCGACCCGCGGCAGCACCCGGCCATCAAGTTCAACTACCTCTCGACCGAGACCGACCGCAAGGAGTGGGTCGAAGCGGTGCGGGTGGCGCGGAAGATCCTCAACCAGTCCGCTTTGGACCCGTACAACGGCGGGGAGATCTCGCCGGGGCCGTCCGTGGAAACCGACGAGGAGATCCTCGACTGGGTGGCCAAGGACGCCGAGACCGCGCTGCACCCGTCGTGCACGGCCAAGATGGGCGTGGACGAGAAGTCCGTCGTCGACCCGCAGACCATGCGGGTGCACGGCACCGAGGGCCTGCGCGTGGTCGACGCGTCGGTGATGCCCTACATCACCAACGGCAACATCTACGCCCCGGTGATGATGACCGCCGAGAAGGCCGCCGACCTGATCCTCGGCAACACCCCGCTCGCCCCGATCAAGACGCCGTTCTACCGGCACGGGGAGAACTAG
- a CDS encoding bifunctional 3-phenylpropionate/cinnamic acid dioxygenase ferredoxin subunit: protein MIRACTVDELPPGESVRVPGPPAIAVFHTEEGELYAIGDTCSHQDASLADGWLEGCFVECPLHAALFDLRTGMPTCLPAKDPVPTYAVVVDEGVIYVQGVAGEDAA from the coding sequence ATGATTCGCGCGTGCACGGTGGACGAGCTGCCCCCCGGCGAGTCCGTCCGGGTCCCCGGCCCGCCCGCCATCGCGGTGTTCCACACCGAGGAGGGCGAGCTGTACGCCATCGGCGACACGTGCTCCCACCAGGACGCCTCCCTGGCCGACGGCTGGCTCGAAGGCTGCTTCGTCGAGTGCCCGCTGCACGCGGCGCTGTTCGACCTGCGCACGGGCATGCCGACCTGCCTGCCGGCGAAGGACCCGGTGCCCACGTACGCGGTCGTCGTCGACGAAGGCGTCATCTACGTCCAGGGTGTGGCCGGCGAGGACGCCGCGTGA
- a CDS encoding NAD(P)/FAD-dependent oxidoreductase: MKRIAVVGASLAGVRAAQELRAQGYDGGIVLIGSEPHLPYDRPPLSKGFLAGTASRESLDLLDAGDLASLALDFRLGVEATALDPAERRVRLSDGTSVHADGVVIATGGRARTLPGFEGAFVLRTVDDALALRAALVPGVRVAIVGAGFIGAEVASTCRSLGLDVVVLEALAAPLAPVLGPALAEVCARLHVDHGTDLRCGVQVTGLAPAGVSLASGSVVPADVVVTGVGMTPATEWLAGSGLKVGNGVHTDAGLVTSLPQVVAVGDVARFAGRRHEHWTNASEQAPVAVANLLAGHTARTYTPSGYVWSDQYSGRLQLAGHPRPDDTLSFVDGDPSSSSFVATFTRDGSTTGVFALNNAKLFNRLRRQALGRPEFQPAVQG; this comes from the coding sequence GTGAAGCGCATCGCGGTCGTCGGCGCTTCGCTCGCCGGGGTCCGCGCGGCGCAGGAGCTGCGCGCGCAGGGGTACGACGGCGGGATCGTGCTCATCGGTTCGGAGCCGCACCTGCCCTACGACCGGCCGCCGCTGTCCAAGGGCTTCCTGGCCGGGACGGCGTCACGGGAGTCGCTGGACCTGCTCGACGCCGGTGACCTGGCGTCGCTGGCCCTGGACTTCCGGCTCGGCGTCGAAGCCACGGCGCTGGACCCGGCCGAGCGACGCGTGCGGCTGTCGGACGGCACGTCGGTGCACGCGGACGGCGTCGTGATCGCCACCGGCGGCCGCGCGCGAACGCTGCCGGGCTTCGAGGGCGCCTTCGTGTTGCGGACGGTCGACGACGCTCTCGCCCTGCGCGCCGCGCTGGTCCCGGGGGTCCGGGTGGCCATCGTCGGGGCCGGGTTCATCGGGGCCGAGGTGGCCTCGACGTGCCGTTCCCTCGGTCTCGACGTCGTCGTCCTGGAGGCGCTGGCCGCGCCGCTGGCGCCGGTGCTGGGCCCGGCGCTGGCCGAGGTGTGCGCCCGGCTGCACGTCGACCACGGCACGGACCTGCGCTGCGGCGTCCAGGTCACGGGCCTTGCCCCGGCGGGCGTCTCGCTGGCGTCGGGTTCGGTGGTCCCGGCCGACGTGGTCGTGACGGGCGTCGGGATGACCCCGGCGACGGAGTGGCTGGCCGGCTCCGGTTTGAAGGTCGGCAACGGCGTCCACACGGACGCGGGGCTGGTGACCTCGCTGCCGCAGGTGGTCGCGGTCGGCGACGTGGCCCGGTTCGCGGGACGGCGGCACGAGCACTGGACGAACGCGTCGGAGCAGGCGCCGGTCGCGGTGGCCAACCTGCTGGCCGGGCACACCGCGCGGACGTACACGCCGAGCGGATACGTCTGGTCGGACCAGTATTCGGGCCGGCTGCAGCTGGCCGGGCACCCCCGCCCGGACGACACGCTTTCGTTCGTGGACGGCGACCCTTCGTCATCATCGTTCGTGGCGACGTTCACCCGGGACGGCTCGACGACCGGCGTCTTCGCCCTGAACAACGCCAAGCTCTTCAACCGCCTGCGGCGGCAGGCCCTGGGCCGCCCGGAGTTTCAACCGGCGGTTCAAGGATAA
- a CDS encoding putative immunity protein, producing the protein MELDLDELRVLTNWAASCASRVLPLIPDDPRPAAAIAAAREFAAGGPRTRALRTAAWAALAAAGETSDAAASAAARAAVGAAGAAYLHPLASPHQVKHIVGPAQQAALARELAGGSAEAEIQWALAQAPAEVRATLRKFPPGKPGKTRLGELHRLLESALRT; encoded by the coding sequence ATGGAGCTGGATCTCGACGAGCTGCGCGTGCTGACGAACTGGGCCGCATCCTGCGCTTCCCGGGTGTTGCCCCTGATCCCGGACGACCCCCGCCCGGCGGCGGCCATCGCGGCGGCCCGCGAGTTCGCGGCGGGAGGCCCCCGCACCCGAGCCCTCCGCACGGCGGCCTGGGCCGCGTTGGCGGCAGCGGGCGAGACGTCCGACGCCGCCGCCTCGGCCGCCGCCCGCGCGGCCGTCGGCGCGGCGGGGGCGGCCTACCTGCATCCCTTGGCTTCCCCGCACCAGGTGAAGCACATCGTCGGCCCGGCCCAGCAGGCGGCGTTGGCCCGCGAGCTGGCAGGCGGTTCCGCGGAGGCCGAGATCCAGTGGGCGCTCGCACAGGCTCCGGCGGAGGTGCGCGCAACCTTGAGGAAGTTCCCACCCGGCAAGCCCGGCAAGACCCGCCTGGGCGAGTTGCACCGCCTGCTGGAGTCCGCCCTCCGCACCTGA
- a CDS encoding dihydrolipoamide acetyltransferase family protein, producing MPDFLLPDLGEGLTEAAIVDWRVKVGDTVDVDQVVVEVETAKAAVEVPVPFAGVVSALHGEPGQLLPVGAPLLTVGGFAEPGVTTSSGSGNVLIGYGTAPTTRRKRARRPVNVTAPTRPKQPGVISPFVRKLAADNGIDLAKLTPSGPDGIIRRADVEAALKKPAAKGKRIPLTGVRKAVADKLTTSRREIPEATVWVDVDATGLVTARAALNAKSDRPVSLLGLIARFAVAGLKKYPELNSRVEGDEIVLLDEVHLGFAAQTDRGLVVPVVRDAGALSTRDLSAAIGERARSAREGKLAPADLTGGTFTVNNYGVFGVDGSAAIINHPEAAILGIGRIIDRPWVVDGALVARKICELTLAFDHRVCDGGTAGGFLRFVADCVESPVTALGDL from the coding sequence GTGCCTGACTTCCTGCTGCCGGACCTCGGCGAAGGCCTGACCGAGGCGGCGATCGTGGACTGGCGGGTCAAGGTCGGCGACACCGTCGACGTCGACCAGGTCGTCGTCGAGGTCGAGACGGCGAAGGCGGCGGTCGAGGTGCCGGTGCCGTTCGCCGGCGTGGTGTCCGCGCTGCACGGCGAGCCGGGCCAGCTGCTGCCGGTCGGTGCGCCGCTGCTCACCGTCGGCGGGTTCGCGGAACCGGGCGTGACGACGTCTTCCGGGAGCGGGAACGTCCTCATCGGCTACGGCACCGCGCCCACGACCCGGCGCAAGCGGGCTCGGCGACCGGTGAACGTCACCGCGCCCACGCGGCCGAAGCAGCCCGGCGTGATCTCGCCGTTCGTCCGGAAACTGGCCGCGGACAACGGGATCGACCTCGCGAAGCTCACCCCGAGCGGACCGGACGGCATCATCCGCCGCGCGGACGTCGAAGCGGCGCTGAAGAAGCCCGCCGCGAAGGGCAAGCGGATCCCGCTCACCGGCGTGCGCAAGGCCGTCGCCGACAAGCTGACGACGTCCCGGCGCGAGATCCCCGAGGCCACCGTCTGGGTCGACGTCGACGCGACCGGGCTGGTCACCGCGCGGGCCGCGCTGAACGCCAAGTCCGACCGGCCGGTCAGCCTGCTCGGCCTGATCGCGCGGTTCGCCGTCGCGGGGCTGAAGAAGTACCCGGAGCTGAACTCGCGCGTCGAGGGCGACGAGATCGTCCTGCTCGACGAGGTCCACCTCGGATTCGCCGCGCAGACCGACCGCGGGCTGGTCGTGCCGGTCGTGCGGGACGCCGGGGCGCTGTCCACCCGTGACCTGTCGGCGGCGATCGGCGAGCGCGCCCGCTCCGCGCGGGAGGGCAAGCTCGCGCCCGCGGACCTGACCGGCGGCACCTTCACGGTCAACAACTACGGGGTCTTCGGCGTCGACGGCTCGGCCGCGATCATCAACCACCCCGAGGCGGCCATCCTCGGCATCGGCCGGATCATCGACCGGCCGTGGGTCGTCGACGGCGCGCTGGTGGCCCGGAAGATCTGCGAGCTGACCCTGGCCTTCGACCACCGCGTCTGCGACGGCGGCACGGCGGGCGGGTTCCTGCGGTTCGTCGCCGACTGCGTGGAGTCGCCGGTCACCGCCCTCGGCGACCTCTGA
- a CDS encoding alpha-ketoacid dehydrogenase subunit beta: MTTTMAQALNAALRDALKDDDRVLVFGEDVGTLGGVFRVTDGITADFGEDRCFDTPLAESGIVGFALGMAMGGFRPVVEMQFDAFAYPAFEQITSHVAKLRNRTRGALEVPMVIRVPYAGGIGGVEHHCDSSEAYYTHTPGLRVVTPGTAQDAYDLLRDAIESPDPVIFLEPKCRYWSSEEVTFTRTGAPMDRAVVRRPGKDVTLIAYGPMVATALETAEAAKDEGWDVEVVDLRSLSPFDDETVTASVRRTGRAVVVHEAAGFGGYGAEVVARVTEQCFHQLHAPVLRVTGLDIPYPAPKLERHMLPDVDRILDTIARLQWDDTPVVAGA; the protein is encoded by the coding sequence ATGACGACCACCATGGCCCAGGCCCTCAACGCGGCCCTGCGCGACGCCCTCAAGGACGACGACCGCGTCCTCGTCTTCGGCGAAGACGTCGGCACCCTCGGCGGCGTCTTCCGCGTCACCGACGGCATCACCGCCGACTTCGGCGAGGACCGCTGCTTCGACACCCCGCTCGCCGAGTCCGGCATCGTCGGGTTCGCCCTCGGGATGGCGATGGGCGGCTTCCGGCCGGTCGTCGAGATGCAGTTCGACGCCTTCGCCTACCCCGCTTTCGAGCAGATCACCTCGCACGTGGCGAAGCTGCGCAACCGCACCCGCGGGGCGCTGGAGGTGCCGATGGTCATCCGCGTGCCGTACGCGGGCGGCATCGGCGGCGTCGAGCACCACTGCGACTCCAGCGAGGCCTACTACACGCACACGCCGGGCCTGCGCGTCGTCACGCCGGGCACCGCGCAGGACGCCTACGACCTGCTCCGCGACGCCATCGAGTCACCGGACCCGGTGATCTTCCTCGAACCGAAGTGCCGCTACTGGTCGAGCGAAGAGGTCACCTTCACCCGCACCGGCGCCCCGATGGACCGGGCCGTGGTCCGACGGCCCGGCAAGGACGTCACGCTCATCGCCTACGGCCCGATGGTCGCCACCGCGCTGGAAACCGCCGAGGCGGCGAAGGACGAAGGCTGGGACGTCGAGGTCGTCGACCTGCGGTCGCTGTCGCCGTTCGACGACGAGACGGTCACGGCGTCGGTCCGCCGCACCGGCCGCGCGGTCGTCGTGCACGAGGCGGCCGGCTTCGGCGGCTACGGCGCCGAGGTCGTCGCGCGCGTCACCGAGCAGTGCTTCCACCAGCTCCACGCGCCCGTCCTGCGGGTCACCGGGCTCGACATCCCGTACCCGGCGCCGAAGCTCGAACGCCACATGCTGCCCGACGTCGACCGGATCCTCGACACGATCGCGCGCCTGCAGTGGGACGACACCCCGGTGGTGGCCGGTGCCTGA
- the pdhA gene encoding pyruvate dehydrogenase (acetyl-transferring) E1 component subunit alpha, whose amino-acid sequence MAAETLLPSAAPVRFVAEDGSRADRGGEYGEPAEARLKEAYRLMVLGRRFDVQATALTKQGRLAVYPSSAGQEACQVAAALALEANDWLFPTYRDSVALVARGLKPGEVLTLLRGDAHCGYNPVETRVAPQCTPLATQTLHAAGLAHAMQRRGEDAVALALIGDGATSEGDFHEALNFAAVFKAPVVFFVQNNRFAISVPFEKQSAAEALAYKGIGYGMRSEQVDGNDAVAVLAVLDDAVKHAREGKGPVLVEAHTYRIDAHTNADDATRYRDAGEVAKWREADPLKRLETYLKSRESLTDSEIEQFAADAEVYAQSVRDTLNAEPELDPLSLFDHVYAEPTRQLAAQRAALAAELEA is encoded by the coding sequence ATGGCTGCGGAGACCCTGCTGCCTTCGGCTGCCCCCGTGCGGTTCGTCGCCGAGGACGGGAGCCGCGCCGATCGCGGCGGCGAGTACGGCGAACCCGCCGAAGCTCGGCTCAAGGAGGCCTACCGGCTGATGGTCCTGGGCCGCCGGTTCGACGTCCAGGCGACCGCGCTCACCAAGCAGGGCCGCCTCGCCGTCTACCCCTCCAGCGCCGGCCAGGAAGCCTGCCAGGTCGCCGCCGCGCTGGCGCTCGAAGCGAACGACTGGCTCTTCCCGACCTACCGCGACTCCGTCGCCCTCGTCGCCCGCGGCCTGAAGCCCGGCGAAGTGCTGACGCTCCTTCGCGGCGACGCGCACTGCGGCTACAACCCCGTCGAGACCCGCGTAGCGCCCCAGTGCACTCCGCTTGCGACGCAGACGTTGCACGCCGCCGGGCTGGCGCACGCGATGCAGCGACGCGGCGAAGACGCCGTCGCGCTCGCGCTCATCGGGGACGGCGCCACCAGCGAAGGCGACTTCCACGAGGCGCTCAACTTCGCGGCCGTCTTCAAGGCGCCCGTCGTGTTCTTCGTGCAGAACAACCGCTTCGCCATCTCGGTGCCCTTCGAGAAGCAGAGCGCCGCGGAAGCGCTGGCGTACAAGGGCATCGGCTACGGCATGCGCTCGGAGCAGGTCGACGGCAACGACGCCGTCGCCGTCCTGGCCGTCCTCGACGACGCCGTCAAGCACGCCCGCGAAGGCAAGGGACCGGTGCTGGTCGAGGCCCACACCTACCGCATCGACGCCCACACCAACGCCGACGACGCCACCCGCTACCGCGACGCCGGCGAAGTCGCGAAGTGGCGCGAAGCCGACCCGCTCAAGCGGCTCGAGACCTACCTCAAGAGCCGCGAAAGCCTGACGGACAGCGAAATCGAGCAGTTCGCGGCCGACGCCGAGGTGTACGCCCAGTCCGTCCGCGACACCCTCAACGCCGAACCCGAACTCGACCCGCTCTCGCTGTTCGACCACGTCTACGCCGAACCCACCCGCCAGCTCGCCGCCCAGCGGGCCGCCCTCGCAGCCGAACTGGAGGCCTGA